A region of Thermococcus argininiproducens DNA encodes the following proteins:
- a CDS encoding pyruvoyl-dependent arginine decarboxylase: MSWTTPKKAILLAASAEGGTKLNAFDNALLKMGIGNVNLVKLSSVIPSYIEWVEELPKNIPIGMLLPTVYAHIESDEAGSTISAALGVGISEGNEGGLIYEYSGYCTKEEAERMVKKMVEEGFKVRGWKLKEFKAAVAEVTVKDRPAAAVAAVVMLPY; this comes from the coding sequence ATGAGTTGGACAACACCAAAAAAAGCCATTTTACTTGCTGCAAGTGCTGAGGGAGGAACAAAATTAAACGCCTTTGATAATGCCTTACTCAAGATGGGGATTGGTAATGTCAATCTAGTGAAACTTAGCAGTGTTATCCCATCATATATCGAGTGGGTGGAGGAACTCCCTAAGAATATCCCAATAGGAATGCTTTTACCCACAGTTTACGCTCACATAGAAAGTGATGAAGCGGGGTCCACAATCAGCGCTGCTCTAGGAGTGGGAATAAGCGAGGGTAATGAAGGTGGACTCATATATGAATACAGTGGCTACTGCACTAAGGAAGAAGCAGAAAGAATGGTAAAGAAAATGGTCGAAGAAGGCTTTAAAGTTAGAGGCTGGAAGCTTAAGGAATTTAAAGCTGCTGTCGCTGAAGTAACCGTTAAGGATAGGCCTGCTGCAGCTGTTGCAGCCGTTGTCATGTTGCCATACTGA
- the speD gene encoding adenosylmethionine decarboxylase, translated as MVQVVVNDPIGMHVVLDLYECDPQILDDMEKVEEVLTKAAEVANATIIDKRFHKFSPQGVSGVVVVSESHIAIHTWPEHGYAAVDVYTCGDHTMPLKASEYIIKELKCKRPSIVKLDRGLLFKE; from the coding sequence ATGGTTCAAGTAGTAGTAAACGATCCAATAGGAATGCATGTGGTTTTGGACCTTTACGAATGCGATCCTCAGATATTAGACGACATGGAAAAAGTAGAAGAGGTTCTTACTAAGGCAGCTGAAGTTGCAAATGCCACGATTATAGATAAACGTTTCCATAAATTTTCACCGCAGGGTGTTTCTGGTGTTGTTGTCGTTTCTGAGAGTCATATAGCGATTCACACTTGGCCTGAACATGGTTATGCGGCTGTTGATGTTTATACGTGTGGGGATCACACCATGCCTCTTAAAGCAAGCGAATATATAATTAAGGAATTAAAATGTAAACGACCAAGCATTGTAAAGCTTGATAGGGGGCTTCTGTTTAAAGAGTGA
- the speE gene encoding polyamine aminopropyltransferase, with protein sequence MEFIEWYPRGYGVGFKITSKILEVQSEYQKIELYETEGFGKLLVLDGTVQLVEDGEKSYHEPLVHPVMLAHPGPRRVLVIGGGDGGTLREVLRHKSVEHATMVEIDKKVVEVSMEHLKIDEGLLERLFRKEEPRAELIIGDGVEYMKAHKEHFDVIIVDSTDPVGPAKLLFSEEFYRNAYEALNKKGIYITQSGSVYLFTDELLEAYNNMKRVFDKVYYFSFPVIGYASPWSFLVGVKGDIDFTKIDIERAKELELEYYDPERHETLFQIPKYVRELLEKEPKS encoded by the coding sequence ATGGAATTTATTGAGTGGTATCCGAGAGGTTATGGTGTGGGATTCAAGATCACTTCAAAAATCCTCGAGGTTCAAAGTGAGTATCAAAAAATCGAACTTTATGAGACTGAAGGCTTTGGAAAATTACTCGTTCTTGATGGTACTGTGCAACTTGTCGAGGATGGTGAGAAAAGCTACCATGAACCTTTAGTCCATCCAGTAATGTTGGCTCATCCAGGTCCTCGCAGGGTTTTGGTCATTGGAGGAGGAGATGGAGGAACTTTAAGAGAGGTTTTGAGGCATAAAAGCGTGGAACACGCTACAATGGTAGAGATAGACAAAAAAGTTGTCGAAGTCTCAATGGAGCACTTGAAAATAGATGAAGGTCTCCTAGAGAGGCTATTTAGAAAAGAGGAACCCAGAGCAGAACTTATAATTGGGGATGGTGTCGAATATATGAAAGCTCATAAGGAGCATTTTGATGTCATAATTGTGGACTCTACAGACCCCGTTGGGCCGGCGAAGCTCTTGTTTAGTGAAGAATTTTACAGAAATGCGTATGAAGCATTAAACAAAAAGGGAATATATATAACTCAGTCTGGTAGTGTCTATCTTTTTACAGACGAGCTTTTGGAAGCATATAATAACATGAAGCGGGTTTTTGACAAAGTGTATTACTTTAGCTTTCCTGTAATAGGTTATGCATCTCCTTGGAGTTTCTTAGTTGGAGTAAAGGGAGACATCGACTTTACCAAGATAGATATAGAAAGAGCAAAAGAGCTTGAGTTAGAGTATTACGACCCAGAGAGGCACGAGACTTTGTTCCAAATTCCAAAATATGTCAGAGAACTTCTTGAAAAGGAGCCTAAGAGTTAG